In Pigmentibacter ruber, a genomic segment contains:
- a CDS encoding ABC transporter substrate-binding protein has product MSIKVFMLILSIIFSSAIFAKNSINIMIYNCNYLPYEFHAPNEAKETVYTQVLGSLLELKNGEIHPKILQAGYFDYKNNEYVLEMKENTYFHNNRKATLDDLEFSLLRYYYVAVNENESDDGYLGNIVGINRISELKLRNYQRGSVEGIKQEFPNKLKIKFSTPDPDFLYKLTDWNLSLVPMEELAENLIDWKKYPIGAGPYKVLEPGFKNGSMQLKKIDSSLTKSIDEVNIYTILSKDVEYDISIANIYPNFKSFYTKDPVLQIGLTFMNANELGNNINFRKFIQAAINSNELEKYSTVYKSVNLNADTKETGNNIWGTKHFKLDHNPNLVKYYFNKIPKHLRKKEWIGTVYSGNSEIPPEKAVILTEIKKVLAGYGFKIKFVTFDQQYVPKELAEKAAFDFGFYRIEPHEYLYRFARLLQSSPDIYPRPLYDPILESLYENAVKAKTRDEKFLMVNKLNDYIHEKVYWMPLLESGKGIHYNPKTVEKLSENTTDLLFLKVDEVVLVKN; this is encoded by the coding sequence ATGTCAATTAAAGTATTTATGCTAATTTTAAGCATTATTTTTTCGAGTGCTATTTTTGCAAAAAATTCAATCAATATTATGATTTACAATTGTAATTATTTACCCTATGAATTTCATGCCCCCAATGAAGCGAAAGAAACGGTTTATACCCAGGTTTTAGGATCATTACTAGAATTAAAAAATGGAGAAATTCATCCTAAAATATTGCAAGCGGGTTATTTTGATTATAAAAATAATGAATATGTTTTAGAAATGAAAGAAAATACTTACTTTCATAACAATAGAAAAGCAACATTAGATGATTTAGAATTTTCATTACTTCGCTATTACTATGTTGCTGTGAATGAAAACGAATCAGATGATGGATATTTAGGTAATATAGTTGGAATCAATAGGATTTCAGAATTAAAGTTAAGAAATTATCAAAGGGGCTCTGTAGAAGGAATTAAACAAGAATTTCCTAATAAATTAAAAATAAAATTTAGCACTCCTGATCCCGATTTTCTTTATAAATTAACTGATTGGAATTTATCTTTAGTGCCGATGGAAGAGTTAGCAGAAAATTTAATTGATTGGAAAAAATATCCTATTGGAGCAGGTCCTTATAAGGTTCTTGAACCTGGCTTCAAGAATGGTAGTATGCAATTAAAAAAAATTGACTCATCATTAACTAAATCAATTGATGAAGTTAATATTTATACCATTCTTTCTAAAGATGTAGAATATGATATTAGTATAGCAAATATTTACCCAAATTTTAAATCTTTTTATACTAAAGATCCTGTACTCCAAATAGGTCTAACATTTATGAATGCAAATGAATTAGGAAATAATATTAACTTTCGTAAATTTATTCAGGCAGCAATAAATAGTAATGAATTAGAAAAGTATTCAACAGTTTATAAATCAGTAAACTTAAATGCAGATACTAAAGAAACAGGAAATAATATCTGGGGAACAAAACATTTTAAACTCGATCATAATCCTAATTTAGTAAAATATTATTTTAATAAAATTCCAAAACATTTGCGCAAGAAAGAATGGATTGGGACAGTTTATTCTGGCAATAGTGAAATTCCTCCTGAAAAAGCAGTCATATTAACAGAGATAAAAAAAGTGTTAGCAGGCTATGGCTTTAAAATTAAATTTGTGACATTTGATCAGCAGTATGTTCCAAAAGAACTCGCAGAAAAAGCAGCGTTTGATTTTGGTTTTTATAGAATTGAACCGCATGAATATTTATATAGATTTGCAAGACTCTTACAAAGTTCTCCTGATATCTATCCTAGACCATTGTATGACCCTATTCTTGAAAGTCTTTATGAAAATGCGGTAAAAGCAAAAACGAGAGATGAAAAATTTTTAATGGTGAATAAATTAAATGACTATATTCATGAAAAAGTATATTGGATGCCACTATTAGAAAGTGGTAAAGGGATTCATTATAATCCTAAAACTGTGGAAAAATTGAGTGAAAATACAACTGACTTATTGTTTTTAAAAGTTGATGAAGTTGTTTTAGTTAAAAATTAG
- a CDS encoding ABC transporter substrate-binding protein — protein sequence MRVWVILLFYIFFVQNVYAKKKLSVLLNTSEGNPYSADAPSSAKTLLESAVVSRLIQVESNIVYPKLLKEAYYDYKSDEYILVLKSDLYFHNKRKVKIEDLEFSLLRHYFSPEKSHGVGALDSILGIEEIKKNNITQFKSGLVKGVKIISPTSLKIKLKAPDPNFLYMISDPSFSLVPIEEMDSAYHNWKTVPIGAGNYAVEEAFNDGKVKLKKVNKNLKNAVDEVFLYTKYSKNDNYDIYLVKSPDVEAKKYSVYYSRQPISQFGLIFTNVNELGNNLNFRKFVQAALDSEKFVKYADGFSSINEVLPNSKWGLSNLESNYSPKLAEKYLAKVPKELLKKKWNVTIYSAGNALRSYKKDFMEEIKRQLGIYGFQMDYIPVTSQFLPKHLAENTPFDVSSIQIDPYDVLFKFSRLTKNGEDEFVKPLYDPKLEELYSSVLVEGNFEEKYRKINELNKYVHEMAYWVPLLQRKNVIYYNAKVIKQIANKGNEITNVHLEDIILN from the coding sequence ATGCGAGTTTGGGTAATTTTATTATTTTATATTTTTTTTGTGCAAAATGTGTATGCAAAAAAAAAGTTAAGTGTTCTGTTAAATACAAGTGAAGGAAATCCATATTCAGCCGACGCACCCAGTAGTGCAAAAACTTTACTAGAATCAGCTGTTGTAAGTAGATTAATTCAAGTTGAAAGTAACATTGTATATCCAAAATTATTAAAAGAAGCTTATTATGATTATAAATCTGATGAATATATTTTAGTGTTAAAAAGTGATTTGTATTTTCATAATAAAAGGAAAGTTAAAATTGAAGATCTTGAATTTTCATTATTAAGGCATTATTTTTCTCCTGAAAAATCACATGGAGTTGGGGCATTAGATAGTATTCTTGGAATCGAAGAAATTAAAAAAAATAATATCACTCAATTTAAATCAGGACTTGTGAAAGGGGTAAAAATAATTTCTCCAACAAGTCTAAAAATAAAATTAAAAGCCCCAGATCCAAATTTTTTATACATGATTTCAGATCCTTCTTTTTCCTTAGTTCCTATTGAAGAAATGGATTCTGCATATCATAATTGGAAAACAGTTCCTATTGGGGCAGGAAATTATGCAGTAGAAGAAGCTTTTAATGATGGGAAAGTTAAATTAAAAAAAGTAAATAAGAATTTAAAAAACGCTGTTGATGAAGTTTTTTTATATACTAAATATTCTAAAAATGACAATTATGATATTTATTTGGTAAAATCACCAGATGTAGAGGCTAAAAAATACTCAGTTTATTATTCACGTCAACCTATTTCTCAGTTTGGCCTTATTTTTACTAATGTTAATGAGCTTGGGAATAATCTTAATTTTAGGAAATTTGTGCAAGCAGCATTAGATAGTGAAAAATTTGTGAAATATGCCGACGGTTTTTCTAGCATTAATGAAGTTCTGCCTAATTCAAAATGGGGATTAAGTAATCTAGAATCAAATTATTCACCTAAATTAGCAGAAAAATATTTAGCAAAAGTTCCTAAAGAGTTATTAAAAAAGAAATGGAATGTAACAATATATTCTGCTGGAAATGCATTGCGTAGTTATAAAAAAGATTTCATGGAAGAAATAAAAAGACAGTTAGGTATTTATGGTTTTCAAATGGATTATATCCCTGTAACAAGTCAATTTTTGCCTAAACATTTAGCTGAAAATACGCCTTTTGATGTTTCTTCTATACAAATAGATCCTTATGATGTCTTATTTAAATTTTCTCGTTTGACAAAAAATGGGGAAGATGAATTTGTAAAGCCGTTGTATGATCCAAAGTTAGAAGAATTATATTCAAGCGTTTTAGTTGAAGGAAATTTTGAAGAAAAATACAGAAAAATTAATGAATTAAATAAATATGTGCATGAAATGGCTTATTGGGTGCCCTTATTACAAAGAAAAAATGTAATTTATTACAACGCAAAAGTCATAAAGCAGATAGCTAACAAAGGTAACGAAATAACAAATGTTCATTTAGAAGATATAATTTTAAATTAG
- a CDS encoding aromatic ring-hydroxylating dioxygenase subunit alpha yields MDLVGERKLRDFWYPVAPSKEVTTTPLSFTLLNQKIVLWRNSENKVCAVQDKCSHRGAALSKGTVCNGNIVCPYHSWEFNLEGHCVTVPQSKLAHIPKSFKVPSYLCTEKYGHVWVCLGNPIIDIPDIPEANQSEYRSFPCFWETWNTSSMRVVENELDMAHFASVHKGTFGNPAVPLPLSYDLKQLNDFSIQLISELAVKAPPQQMKNTRASEELTTRLMKITWYMPFVIRLHISYPSGLEHIIMNCPTPINNEQIKVVQFCFRNDTESEASIEDILKFERLILNEDRFILETTPPFVNLDPQFENHIPTDRSGLLMRKLFLKYLNSSQTEINESDNLEYVIKPDSTNIQSEEHCI; encoded by the coding sequence ATGGATCTCGTTGGCGAAAGAAAACTAAGAGATTTTTGGTATCCTGTTGCACCAAGTAAAGAAGTTACAACCACTCCATTATCATTTACTTTACTAAATCAAAAAATAGTTCTTTGGCGAAATTCTGAAAATAAAGTTTGTGCTGTACAAGATAAATGCAGCCACAGAGGGGCGGCTTTATCAAAAGGGACAGTCTGTAATGGTAATATTGTGTGCCCTTACCATTCTTGGGAATTTAATTTAGAAGGTCATTGTGTAACCGTACCTCAATCAAAACTAGCTCACATTCCAAAATCATTTAAGGTTCCAAGTTATCTCTGTACAGAAAAATATGGGCATGTTTGGGTATGTCTTGGAAACCCAATAATCGATATACCAGATATTCCTGAAGCTAATCAGTCTGAATACAGATCATTTCCTTGTTTTTGGGAAACATGGAATACTTCAAGTATGCGAGTGGTTGAAAACGAATTAGATATGGCCCACTTCGCTTCTGTCCACAAAGGAACCTTTGGAAATCCTGCTGTTCCTTTACCACTGAGTTATGATTTAAAACAATTAAATGATTTTTCCATACAGCTTATTTCTGAACTTGCAGTTAAAGCTCCTCCTCAGCAAATGAAAAACACTAGAGCATCAGAAGAATTAACAACTAGATTAATGAAAATTACATGGTATATGCCCTTTGTAATTCGGTTACACATTTCTTATCCTAGTGGTTTAGAACATATTATAATGAATTGCCCAACACCTATAAACAATGAACAAATAAAAGTTGTTCAATTCTGCTTCAGGAATGATACTGAAAGTGAAGCTTCAATTGAAGATATTTTAAAATTTGAACGTCTAATTTTAAATGAAGACCGATTTATTTTAGAAACTACGCCACCTTTTGTTAATTTAGACCCCCAATTTGAAAATCATATCCCTACAGATAGATCAGGGCTATTAATGCGTAAATTGTTTCTTAAGTATTTAAATAGCTCTCAAACGGAAATAAATGAAAGTGATAATTTGGAATATGTAATCAAACCAGATTCAACAAATATTCAATCTGAAGAACATTGTATTTAA
- a CDS encoding dihydroneopterin aldolase, with protein sequence MTLGTQKTEQNSFCWIHLNNIKTFLYLGANEFEEKIGQNITIKLSLKIKYEHTQDNLENTVDYGLVYEFVLQQIKSLNKVKLLEYLCEQLLNGIQNNFPNIYAAKISIEKGYVPLKHFTGYVVIEAEKEFSTQK encoded by the coding sequence ATGACTTTAGGAACTCAGAAAACGGAACAAAATAGTTTTTGTTGGATTCATCTAAATAATATAAAAACGTTTCTTTATTTAGGTGCTAATGAATTTGAAGAAAAAATTGGACAAAATATAACAATAAAACTTTCCTTAAAAATAAAGTATGAACATACCCAAGATAATCTAGAAAATACTGTAGACTATGGATTAGTTTATGAGTTTGTCTTGCAACAAATTAAAAGCTTAAATAAGGTTAAATTATTAGAATATTTATGTGAACAATTGTTAAATGGCATTCAAAATAACTTCCCTAATATTTATGCTGCAAAAATTTCAATTGAAAAAGGCTATGTTCCTTTAAAACATTTTACAGGGTATGTTGTAATTGAAGCAGAAAAAGAGTTTTCTACACAGAAATAA
- the rocD gene encoding ornithine--oxo-acid transaminase, with protein sequence MTNQYLTPEAKKNIDLADKYGAHNYHPLQVVITKGEAEWVWDIDGKKYLDMLSAYSAVNQGHCHPKMQETLLAQGQRLTLSSRAFHNDQMGPWLEQLTSLCKMDKALPMNTGAEAVETAIKIARKWGYLVKGVPRHKAEIIVCDHNFHGRTTTIVSFSSEPQYKDDFGPYCGGFRAIPFGDAQALEKAITPNTVGFLFEPIQGEAGIMVPPVGYLEQISAICKKHNILCMADEIQTGLGRTGKLFAYQYENCQPDLLILGKALGGSYYPISAVVGYNSVMDLLKPGDHGSTFGGNSLACALSRTALKIIQDEKLPEKAFELGKKFRESLADLPKHVVKEVRGKGLLNAIEIQPNAGHGRFFSEQLQARGLLAKETHDVTIRFAPPLVMKEDSLNFAISVIKEVFAKTQTEWQ encoded by the coding sequence ATGACAAACCAATATCTTACCCCAGAAGCAAAAAAAAATATTGATTTGGCTGATAAATATGGAGCGCATAATTATCATCCGTTGCAAGTTGTGATTACAAAGGGAGAAGCAGAATGGGTTTGGGATATTGATGGGAAAAAATATTTAGATATGCTCAGTGCATATAGTGCAGTAAACCAAGGTCATTGTCATCCAAAAATGCAAGAAACTCTTCTTGCACAGGGACAAAGATTAACGTTAAGTTCACGCGCTTTTCATAATGATCAAATGGGACCTTGGTTAGAACAATTAACCTCACTTTGTAAAATGGATAAAGCCTTGCCTATGAATACAGGTGCTGAGGCAGTAGAAACAGCTATTAAAATTGCAAGAAAGTGGGGATATTTGGTAAAAGGTGTCCCAAGACACAAGGCTGAAATTATTGTTTGTGATCACAATTTTCATGGACGAACAACAACTATAGTGAGTTTTTCTAGCGAACCCCAATATAAAGACGATTTTGGTCCTTATTGTGGTGGGTTTCGTGCAATTCCATTCGGAGATGCTCAGGCTTTAGAAAAAGCAATCACTCCTAATACTGTTGGCTTTTTATTTGAACCAATTCAAGGAGAAGCTGGTATTATGGTTCCTCCTGTTGGATATTTAGAGCAAATAAGTGCCATTTGTAAAAAACATAATATTCTCTGTATGGCTGATGAAATTCAAACTGGATTGGGAAGAACTGGAAAACTCTTTGCTTATCAATATGAAAATTGTCAACCAGATTTACTTATTTTAGGAAAAGCGTTAGGTGGCTCTTATTATCCAATATCAGCAGTAGTTGGTTATAATTCTGTTATGGATTTACTAAAACCGGGCGATCACGGTTCTACTTTTGGTGGGAATTCCTTAGCATGTGCCTTATCAAGGACTGCTTTAAAAATAATTCAAGATGAAAAACTACCAGAAAAAGCTTTTGAATTGGGAAAGAAATTTCGCGAAAGTTTAGCTGATTTACCCAAGCACGTTGTGAAAGAAGTGCGGGGAAAGGGGTTATTAAATGCCATTGAAATTCAACCAAATGCTGGGCATGGACGCTTTTTTAGTGAACAATTACAAGCTAGAGGATTGCTTGCAAAGGAAACCCATGATGTGACTATTCGTTTTGCCCCTCCTTTAGTTATGAAAGAGGACAGTTTAAACTTTGCGATTAGCGTTATTAAAGAAGTTTTTGCTAAAACACAGACAGAATGGCAATAG
- the rho gene encoding transcription termination factor Rho — MNSGNASGMPQSQQSNHQNSGRPYSNQSMGMPNRQGQNSMGRRPENPRPVQTGGADEKEPEFNSEVPVMNLKELKEKHISDLVHMAKDMGIDGAANLRKQDLVFALLEAQAVRNGVVYSEGVLETLPDGFGFLRAPDYNYLPGPDDIYVSPSQIRRFNLRTGDTVSGQIRPPKDNERYFALLKVESVNGETPDFTGEKILFDNLTTIHPDFRFKLENDPQIYSTRLIDLFAPIGKGQRALIVAPPKTGKTILLQNIANSIAQNHPEAVLIVLLIDERPEEVTDMERSVRGEVVSSTFDEPAQRHVQVAEMVIEKAKRLVEHKKDVVILLDSITRLARAYNSVVPPSGKILTGGVDANALHKPKRFFGAARNVEEGGSLTIIATALIDTGSRMDEVIFEEFKGTGNMELVLDRRLAERRVFPAIDINKSATRREDLLLGRETLNRLWVLRKVLHPMSPIESMEFLLQRLERCETNDEFLNSMNG; from the coding sequence ATGAATTCTGGAAATGCAAGTGGAATGCCGCAATCACAACAAAGTAATCATCAAAATTCAGGTCGCCCTTATTCCAATCAGTCTATGGGAATGCCTAACCGTCAAGGTCAGAATTCCATGGGAAGACGTCCTGAAAATCCGCGCCCTGTGCAAACTGGTGGTGCTGATGAAAAAGAACCTGAATTTAATTCAGAAGTTCCAGTAATGAATTTAAAAGAACTAAAAGAAAAACATATCAGTGATCTTGTGCATATGGCAAAAGATATGGGCATTGATGGAGCTGCAAACTTAAGAAAACAAGATCTTGTTTTTGCTCTCTTAGAAGCCCAAGCTGTGCGCAATGGAGTTGTTTATTCTGAAGGTGTTCTAGAAACTTTACCTGATGGTTTTGGTTTTTTAAGAGCCCCAGACTATAACTATTTACCTGGGCCTGATGATATTTATGTTTCCCCATCACAAATTAGACGTTTTAATCTAAGAACAGGTGATACTGTCTCTGGTCAAATTCGTCCACCAAAAGATAATGAACGTTACTTTGCTTTATTAAAAGTGGAATCAGTAAATGGAGAAACTCCAGATTTTACTGGCGAAAAAATATTGTTTGATAACTTAACAACAATTCACCCAGATTTCCGCTTTAAACTTGAAAATGATCCACAAATTTATAGCACTCGTTTAATTGATTTATTTGCCCCTATTGGAAAAGGACAACGTGCGCTTATTGTTGCTCCTCCAAAAACAGGGAAAACTATTTTACTTCAAAATATTGCAAATTCTATTGCGCAAAATCATCCTGAAGCTGTTTTAATTGTGTTACTTATAGATGAGCGTCCGGAAGAAGTAACAGACATGGAACGCTCTGTGCGTGGAGAAGTTGTCAGTTCAACATTTGATGAACCTGCGCAACGCCATGTGCAAGTTGCAGAAATGGTAATTGAAAAAGCGAAACGCCTTGTTGAACATAAAAAAGATGTTGTTATCTTACTAGATTCCATTACTCGTCTAGCGCGTGCATATAATAGTGTTGTACCTCCAAGTGGTAAAATTTTAACTGGTGGTGTGGATGCTAATGCATTGCACAAACCTAAACGCTTTTTTGGTGCAGCGCGAAATGTGGAAGAAGGTGGAAGCCTTACAATTATTGCAACTGCATTAATTGATACTGGTAGCCGTATGGATGAAGTTATCTTTGAAGAATTTAAAGGTACTGGTAACATGGAGCTTGTGCTTGATCGTCGTCTTGCTGAACGCCGAGTATTCCCTGCAATTGATATCAATAAGAGTGCAACTCGCCGCGAAGACTTGCTTCTTGGCAGAGAAACGCTCAATCGCCTTTGGGTTCTCCGCAAGGTATTGCACCCTATGTCGCCTATTGAATCTATGGAATTTTTATTACAAAGACTCGAGCGCTGTGAAACTAACGATGAGTTTCTAAATAGTATGAATGGTTAA
- a CDS encoding penicillin acylase family protein, which translates to MKKFKLGFIILVTTVLVSAAISYSCKDKKTYNAEILWDTYGVPHIFANNNSSAFYAFGYAQMHSHGNQLLKLFAQQRGKLTEYFGANYEPKDILTHNLEIPSMAEIWYSDQPNEFKLLLTAFANGLNDYAQKNINELLPEAKDILPITEKDIVGLSIQTMSHFLLANTSQCSKILFGQTTEKQNKQGSNAWLLSPQITSTKKTMLLANPHLSWFYADDLDSSAAEQVFYEAHIKTPDFDNYGVTLMGFPILAIAFNKNLAWTHTVNTIKGCDVFQLTKDDSGKNYIVDNEIKKFDIKNIILKVKTTNGQFIEKNISTKKSIYGPTFLVNNQFYSVQYAALQLFPRKYFLNQWWEMNLAKNLTEFSSTLKEMQLPMFNVFYADKNENILFFDAGIVPKKGTYSTDLDTIFPGDTSKTVWQNFYSYTERPKLLNPENGWIQNANSDPWFTAFTNNNNVIQKSNFPIGITVGEQTMSLRDQRSVKLLTQKSFSSLDDLIERKYNTEVELASRVLPDLIELAANSKDNDIIKAGEILAKWDRKTNENSIGANLFLKWFDLYSNHNESLLNKKVFKNIWDPKLPLTTPNGISSPTEAIAALKEATQKLINITGKLDVPWGNINRILIKNTNFNFPANGGPGDPYGIFRVLSQCSDNNSSQNVTCHGDSYIAAIEFSEPIKAKVLLTYGNSTQPKSKHRGDQLPLTNKKQLRDALLTREEIEMFMEGYDILDKK; encoded by the coding sequence ATGAAAAAATTTAAATTGGGTTTTATCATTTTAGTTACAACGGTATTAGTTTCTGCAGCTATTTCTTATAGCTGCAAAGATAAAAAAACTTATAATGCTGAAATATTATGGGATACATATGGTGTTCCACATATCTTTGCAAATAATAATTCTTCTGCATTTTATGCCTTTGGTTATGCACAAATGCATAGTCATGGCAACCAACTGCTTAAACTTTTCGCCCAACAGCGTGGGAAACTCACAGAATATTTTGGCGCAAATTATGAACCAAAAGATATTTTAACGCACAACTTAGAAATTCCTAGCATGGCAGAAATCTGGTACTCCGATCAACCTAATGAATTTAAATTATTATTAACTGCATTTGCAAATGGTTTAAATGACTATGCACAAAAAAATATTAATGAATTATTGCCAGAAGCCAAAGACATTTTACCAATAACAGAAAAAGATATTGTAGGTTTAAGTATTCAAACCATGAGTCATTTTTTACTAGCCAATACAAGTCAATGTAGTAAAATTTTATTTGGTCAAACTACTGAAAAACAAAATAAACAAGGTTCAAATGCATGGCTCCTTTCTCCCCAAATCACTTCAACAAAAAAAACTATGTTACTTGCTAACCCACACTTATCTTGGTTTTATGCAGATGATTTAGATTCTTCAGCCGCTGAACAAGTTTTTTATGAGGCGCATATAAAAACTCCAGATTTTGATAATTATGGTGTAACTTTAATGGGCTTTCCAATATTAGCAATAGCATTTAATAAAAATCTTGCTTGGACTCATACAGTTAATACAATTAAAGGCTGCGATGTTTTTCAACTTACAAAAGATGACTCTGGAAAAAATTATATTGTGGATAATGAAATTAAAAAATTTGATATTAAAAATATAATTTTAAAAGTAAAAACAACCAATGGCCAATTTATAGAAAAAAATATTTCTACTAAAAAATCCATATATGGCCCAACATTTTTAGTAAATAATCAATTTTATTCAGTGCAATATGCCGCATTGCAGTTATTTCCTAGAAAATACTTTTTAAATCAATGGTGGGAAATGAATTTAGCTAAAAATTTAACTGAATTTTCTAGTACTTTAAAAGAGATGCAGTTACCTATGTTCAATGTCTTTTATGCTGATAAAAATGAAAATATTTTATTTTTTGACGCAGGGATTGTACCTAAAAAAGGTACTTATAGTACAGATTTAGATACTATTTTTCCTGGTGATACATCAAAAACAGTATGGCAAAATTTTTATTCCTATACTGAGCGGCCAAAATTGTTAAATCCTGAAAATGGATGGATTCAAAATGCAAATAGTGATCCTTGGTTTACTGCATTTACAAACAATAATAATGTTATTCAAAAAAGTAACTTTCCTATAGGAATTACGGTCGGAGAACAAACTATGTCTTTGCGCGATCAAAGATCAGTAAAACTTCTCACCCAAAAGAGTTTTTCTAGTTTAGATGATCTTATTGAACGAAAATATAATACCGAAGTAGAATTAGCTTCGCGCGTTCTTCCTGATTTAATTGAGTTAGCTGCAAATTCAAAAGATAATGATATCATAAAAGCTGGAGAAATTTTGGCGAAATGGGATAGGAAAACGAATGAAAATAGTATAGGAGCAAATTTATTTCTAAAATGGTTTGATTTATATTCTAATCACAATGAATCATTATTAAATAAAAAAGTTTTTAAAAATATTTGGGATCCAAAATTGCCATTAACTACACCAAATGGAATATCCTCACCCACAGAAGCAATTGCAGCTTTAAAAGAAGCAACGCAAAAATTGATAAATATAACAGGAAAGTTAGATGTACCTTGGGGAAATATAAATAGAATTTTAATTAAAAATACAAATTTTAACTTCCCTGCAAATGGTGGCCCAGGCGATCCTTATGGGATTTTTCGTGTTTTATCTCAATGTTCTGATAATAATTCTTCACAAAATGTAACATGTCATGGGGATAGTTACATAGCAGCTATTGAATTTTCTGAACCAATAAAAGCAAAAGTTTTGTTAACTTATGGAAATTCTACCCAACCAAAATCAAAACATAGAGGAGATCAATTGCCTCTTACTAACAAAAAACAGCTTCGAGATGCTCTGCTGACGCGAGAAGAAATTGAGATGTTTATGGAAGGCTATGATATCTTAGATAAAAAATAA
- a CDS encoding DUF2165 family protein — protein MFQMQKLERLCKIVFVFMFSFYMSIVAINNILDFNSNYEFVKHVLLMDTTFKNNQLLWRSISSPEIHSIFYVSLIAYEMLTAILGWIGSYFMLKNFNKSIKLFHNAKKFAVIGLMLNLIMWFFAFNTIGGEWFLMWQSPQWNGVTVARSMFVVVFVIFIYIFKKEEEIS, from the coding sequence ATGTTTCAAATGCAAAAATTAGAACGTCTTTGCAAAATAGTATTTGTGTTTATGTTTTCATTTTATATGAGCATTGTAGCAATAAACAATATTCTAGACTTCAATTCAAATTATGAATTTGTCAAACATGTATTACTTATGGATACTACATTTAAAAATAACCAACTCTTATGGCGGTCAATTTCATCACCTGAAATTCATTCCATTTTCTATGTTTCGTTAATCGCCTATGAAATGCTTACTGCTATTTTAGGTTGGATAGGATCTTATTTTATGCTTAAAAACTTTAATAAAAGTATTAAATTGTTCCACAATGCAAAAAAATTCGCAGTAATAGGATTAATGTTAAATCTTATTATGTGGTTCTTTGCTTTTAACACCATCGGAGGTGAATGGTTTTTAATGTGGCAATCTCCCCAATGGAATGGTGTAACAGTTGCACGATCCATGTTTGTTGTTGTTTTTGTTATTTTTATATATATCTTTAAAAAAGAAGAAGAAATAAGCTAA